One stretch of Thermanaerosceptrum fracticalcis DNA includes these proteins:
- a CDS encoding undecaprenyl diphosphate synthase family protein — translation MEKMALVQHKFKRIPRHIGVIPDGNRRWAQQRGLPKEAGYHYGIDPGFALYRQCLELGIEEITFYGFTQDNTKRPHEQCRAFQKACVDAVMKLTEGDAALLVVGNTESPLFPRELLPFTPKRVIFGRGLMKINFLVNYSWQWDLSTALKKLGLEGTFNKSSFPENIASADISRIDLIIRWGGRRRLSGFLPVQTIYADFYILEDLWPDFLPEHLYQALHWYEEQDITLGG, via the coding sequence ATGGAAAAAATGGCTCTGGTGCAACATAAATTCAAAAGGATTCCCCGTCACATCGGTGTGATACCCGATGGCAACAGGAGATGGGCACAGCAGCGGGGATTACCCAAAGAAGCGGGCTATCATTATGGCATAGATCCCGGTTTCGCCTTATACAGGCAATGCCTGGAACTGGGGATAGAAGAGATAACTTTCTATGGCTTTACCCAGGATAATACCAAACGGCCCCATGAACAATGCCGCGCCTTCCAGAAGGCCTGTGTGGATGCCGTCATGAAATTGACCGAGGGTGATGCTGCCCTGTTGGTGGTGGGTAATACCGAATCTCCCCTCTTTCCCCGGGAGTTACTGCCATTTACCCCAAAACGGGTAATTTTTGGCAGGGGTCTGATGAAGATTAATTTCCTTGTCAACTATAGCTGGCAGTGGGATTTAAGTACGGCTTTAAAAAAACTCGGATTGGAGGGAACATTTAACAAGTCAAGCTTTCCGGAAAATATTGCCTCGGCTGATATCTCCCGTATCGACTTAATTATCCGCTGGGGAGGAAGAAGAAGGCTGAGCGGCTTTTTACCGGTGCAGACAATCTATGCAGACTTTTATATCCTGGAGGATTTGTGGCCGGATTTTCTGCCGGAGCATTTGTACCAGGCTCTCCACTGGTATGAAGAACAGGATATCACCCTGGGGGGGTAA
- a CDS encoding CBS domain-containing protein — MNVPFFLTPKQDVVVLPHRATMRQALEKMEYHRYSAVPLIDEEGKYVGTITEGDLLWKIKNTPGLSFENTHKIFLTEVPQHMQNKPVHIQAKMEDLISLATTQNFVPVIDDEGVFIGIVKRSDIIDYCARLLEECKTGKIVPEINSL, encoded by the coding sequence ATGAATGTTCCCTTTTTTCTTACTCCCAAACAAGACGTTGTGGTCTTACCCCATCGTGCCACCATGCGCCAGGCCTTAGAAAAAATGGAGTATCATCGATATTCGGCAGTGCCCTTGATAGACGAAGAAGGGAAATATGTGGGTACAATTACAGAAGGTGACCTGCTCTGGAAAATTAAAAACACCCCGGGTTTAAGTTTCGAAAATACCCATAAGATTTTCTTAACAGAAGTACCCCAGCACATGCAAAATAAACCGGTTCATATCCAGGCTAAAATGGAAGACCTGATCAGCCTGGCTACGACACAAAATTTTGTTCCTGTTATTGATGATGAGGGTGTTTTTATCGGGATTGTAAAAAGAAGCGATATTATTGATTACTGTGCCAGGCTATTGGAAGAATGCAAAACAGGAAAAATCGTGCCCGAAATAAATTCGCTGTAA
- a CDS encoding DMT family transporter produces MKRAHYWLLILAPFFWSFNFVIGKTIVTVIPPITLNLLRWIIPVALFLLLTWKDLRKNISLYLANWPLLLLLGATGYFLNTISVYYSVRYTTAINASLLASFSPAIFALFSYIFYKDKISPLQGVGIIFSIFGVFWIVFKGEVRGFVNLKPNIGDMLMLISVVSWAIHSLVFKKRVHALSSNSLFTLMMLSGVLLTLPFSLWENRQSNWSWLPQMDKNLFLSIVILNIFPSLLAFFLWNKALLKVSSNQAAIFLNFSPVFTTLISILFLGEHLMLYHFTGGILIFTGVILVTNSPVLIELLSKKVNLKEKPVKAEE; encoded by the coding sequence ATGAAACGGGCACACTATTGGTTATTAATCCTGGCTCCTTTTTTCTGGAGTTTTAATTTTGTAATCGGCAAAACCATCGTCACCGTTATTCCGCCCATTACCCTAAACCTGTTGCGTTGGATTATACCTGTCGCTTTATTCCTTTTATTAACCTGGAAAGACCTAAGAAAAAACATATCCCTCTATTTAGCAAACTGGCCTTTACTCTTATTGCTTGGCGCTACGGGTTATTTCCTGAACACCATATCCGTTTATTACTCTGTCCGCTATACCACGGCAATCAATGCTTCTTTACTTGCCTCCTTCAGCCCCGCTATCTTTGCTCTCTTTTCCTACATATTTTATAAAGACAAAATCTCCCCGCTGCAAGGCGTCGGCATTATATTTTCAATATTTGGTGTTTTTTGGATCGTTTTCAAGGGTGAGGTCAGAGGTTTTGTAAACCTAAAGCCCAATATAGGGGATATGCTGATGCTCATCAGTGTCGTTAGCTGGGCCATTCACTCCCTTGTCTTTAAAAAAAGAGTACATGCCCTCTCCTCCAACTCCCTGTTCACCCTGATGATGTTAAGTGGTGTTCTTCTTACCCTTCCCTTTTCCCTGTGGGAAAACCGGCAGTCCAACTGGTCCTGGCTCCCACAAATGGATAAGAATTTGTTTTTAAGCATTGTCATCCTTAATATTTTTCCTTCATTACTGGCCTTTTTCCTGTGGAATAAGGCACTCCTGAAGGTAAGTTCCAATCAAGCCGCTATCTTTTTAAATTTTTCTCCCGTCTTTACCACATTAATATCTATACTCTTTCTAGGGGAACATCTAATGTTATATCATTTTACCGGTGGGATACTGATCTTTACCGGTGTTATACTGGTTACCAACAGTCCGGTATTAATAGAGCTGTTGAGTAAGAAAGTAAACCTAAAGGAAAAACCGGTAAAAGCGGAAGAATAG
- a CDS encoding GntR family transcriptional regulator encodes MAERTLLRIRLDNFRPLGEMVYESLRDAIINQVLKPGERLMETELAEEMGVSRTPVREAIRKLEQEGYVVMIPRKGAYVAGLSIKDIHEVFEIRGALESLAAGLAAERATQEEIEEMERNIVLEASHFESNDLIKTIEVDTKFHELIFKASKNDRLLGMISNLREQVQRFRTTTLAVSGRLKFALEEHRRIVEAIAARDVQLAQQMAKDHIESAENALLEVISYQK; translated from the coding sequence ATGGCGGAACGTACTCTCTTGCGTATCAGACTGGACAATTTCCGGCCCCTGGGGGAAATGGTATATGAATCTTTAAGGGATGCTATTATAAACCAGGTTTTAAAGCCTGGCGAAAGATTGATGGAAACTGAACTGGCGGAAGAAATGGGGGTCAGCAGAACACCTGTAAGAGAAGCCATCAGAAAATTAGAACAGGAAGGTTATGTCGTAATGATCCCCCGTAAGGGAGCTTACGTGGCAGGACTCTCCATTAAAGATATTCATGAAGTCTTTGAGATAAGAGGAGCCTTGGAATCATTGGCTGCCGGGCTTGCGGCCGAAAGAGCCACACAGGAAGAAATTGAAGAGATGGAACGCAATATTGTTTTGGAAGCCAGTCACTTCGAAAGCAATGATCTGATTAAAACCATCGAAGTCGATACTAAATTTCACGAGCTTATTTTTAAAGCGTCCAAAAACGACCGTTTATTAGGGATGATCAGCAATTTGCGGGAACAGGTCCAAAGATTCCGGACTACTACCCTGGCTGTGTCCGGAAGACTAAAATTCGCTTTGGAAGAGCATAGAAGGATTGTGGAAGCAATAGCCGCCAGGGATGTGCAGTTAGCCCAGCAGATGGCCAAAGATCACATTGAGAGTGCGGAAAATGCTTTGTTGGAAGTGATTAGCTACCAGAAGTAG
- a CDS encoding cytochrome c biogenesis CcdA family protein → MDLSLSFMGGLIASLTPCSLAGFPLIIGYIGAQKNDDIKRSLLLTIFFVLGMSLTFAVLGLTAVLLGTIFGSSIGPVWRYILATFIILMGLNLLELLPIPHVQLNMKMPKATGLSGALLVGMIYGIMASPCSTPILASILGYASLQGNLLKGAAMLLVYGLGHGILLLLLGISTGFVKTLQVLRRYSTYLQKISGFLLIGAGIYMFWTI, encoded by the coding sequence ATGGATTTGTCATTAAGTTTTATGGGTGGGTTGATAGCGAGCCTAACCCCCTGCAGTTTGGCAGGTTTTCCCTTGATTATCGGCTATATCGGTGCCCAGAAAAATGATGATATCAAACGATCATTGCTGTTAACCATTTTCTTTGTTTTGGGTATGTCTCTGACCTTTGCCGTTTTGGGTCTTACCGCGGTACTCCTGGGAACAATTTTCGGCAGCAGCATCGGTCCGGTTTGGCGCTACATTTTAGCCACCTTCATTATTCTGATGGGCCTCAATCTCCTGGAGTTATTACCTATACCCCATGTGCAATTAAATATGAAAATGCCAAAAGCGACAGGCTTAAGTGGGGCGCTCTTGGTGGGAATGATTTACGGTATCATGGCCTCTCCTTGTTCTACACCTATTTTGGCCAGTATTTTAGGTTATGCCTCCTTACAGGGGAATTTATTGAAAGGTGCAGCCATGCTCCTTGTTTACGGCCTGGGTCACGGAATCCTTTTATTACTGCTGGGTATTTCCACGGGTTTTGTTAAAACTTTACAGGTGCTGCGGCGTTACAGTACTTATCTACAGAAGATATCCGGTTTCCTTTTAATTGGAGCCGGTATCTATATGTTTTGGACCATATGA